The following are encoded together in the Macadamia integrifolia cultivar HAES 741 chromosome 10, SCU_Mint_v3, whole genome shotgun sequence genome:
- the LOC122091433 gene encoding pentatricopeptide repeat-containing protein At5g18475 → MELRDFSCHSPSPNPSSVPIEEHRTLLPPYSSGLRFDRVQRQLVLRSLLQALRGLVVTIDFMGVPIKHYRQFCSTSSSSSLPWISPLHYLKPTTPKPDPPTQSISPSPTQELRRKPKFISHESALSMIKREKDPQRALEIFNMAATQRGFNHNHSTYSTIIHKLAQSKKFNAVNAILRQMTFETCEFHEGLFLNLMAHFCKSSLHERTLEMFYAIQPTVREKPSLKAISTCLNLLVESDRLDLARKLLSYSKKTLDLKPNTCIFNILVKHHCKKGNLDSAFEVVEEMRKSKVSQPNLISYSTLMGGLCDNGRLKEAIELFEEMVSKDKILPDSLTYNILINGFCREGKADRARKVMDFMSKNGCQPNLFNYSALMNGFCKEGRIQEVTEVFNEMKSSGLEPDAVGYTTIINCFCRAGKVDEALKLLKEMKEKDCRTDTVTFNVILGGLCRERRFKEALVMLESLPYQGVYLNKASYRIVLNFLCKEKDMENATKLLSLMLERGFLPHFATSNELLISLCEAGKVADATEALIGLGEMGFKPEPASWVRLIESICRERKLLRAFQLLDDLVTPER, encoded by the coding sequence ATGGAACTCAGGGATTTTTCGTGTCACTCTCCGTCCCCAAATCCCTCTTCCGTCCCGATCGAAGAACATAGAACTCTCTTGCCTCCTTATTCATCTGGGCTCCGTTTTGATCGAGTTCAGCGGCAGCTGGTATTGAGATCTCTCCTTCAAGCTCTTAGAGGCTTAGTAGTTaccatcgatttcatgggagtTCCTATCAAACACTACCGTCAGTTCTGTTCcacttcgtcttcgtcttcgcTTCCATGGATCTCTCCTCTCCACTATCTCAAGCCCACAACCCCAAAACCAGACCCTCCAACCCAAAGCATCTCTCCATCTCCAACGCAGGAATTGCGCAGAAAACCAAAGTTCATATCTCACGAATCCGCCCTCTCTATGATAAAACGTGAAAAAGACCCGCAGAGGGCTTTAGAGATCTTTAACATGGCGGCGACTCAGCGGGGCTTTAATCACAACCACTCGACATACTCCACCATCATTCACAAGCTTGCCCAATCCAAGAAATTCAACGCCGTCAATGCAATTCTTCGTCAGATGACATTCGAAACCTGCGAATTCCATGAGGGTCTGTTCCTTAATCTTATGGCCCATTTCTGCAAATCTTCTCTACACGAAAGGACACTTGAGATGTTCTACGCCATCCAGCCAACTGTTCGTGAAAAGCCCTCACTCAAAGCTATCAGCACTTGTCTCAACCTCTTGGTTGAATCAGACAGGCTTGATTTGGCCCGGAAGCTTCTCTCTTATTCGAAGAAAACTCTTGACTTGAAGCCCAACACATGCATTTTCAATATTTTGGTTAAGCATCACTGCAAGAAGGGTAACCTTGATTCCGCTTTCGAAGTCGTGGAAGAGATGAGGAAGTCTAAAGTTTCCCAACCAAATTTGATTTCGTACTCTACTCTAATGGGTGGTCTCTGTGACAATGGGAGACTCAAAGAAGCAATCGAATTGTTTGAGGAGATGGTGTCCAAGGATAAAATCTTACCCGACTCTCTAACCTACAATATCCTAATCAATGGTTTCTGCCGAGAAGGAAAAGCCGATCGTGCTAGAAAGGTAATGGATTTTATGAGTAAGAATGGATGTCAGCcaaatctcttcaattactcaGCTCTGATGAATGGGTTCTGTAAGGAAGGGAGAATACAAGAGGTTACAGAGGTTTTCAATGAGATGAAAAGCTCTGGTTTGGAACCTGATGCTGTTGGCTATACTACTATAATTAATTGCTTCTGTAGGGCTGGAAAAGTTGATGAAGCTCTCAAGCTTCTGAAAGAGATGAAGGAGAAGGATTGCAGAACTGATACTGTTACCTTCAATGTGATACTTGGAGGTCTATGCAGAGAAAGGAGGTTTAAGGAAGCGCTTGTGATGCTTGAGAGCTTGCCCTATCAGGGTGTTTATCTGAACAAAGCAAGTTACAGGATTGTATTGAATTTCTTGTGCAAGGAGAAGGATATGGAAAATGCAACCAAATTGTTGAGTCTTATGCTGGAAAGGGGATTTTTGCCTCATTTTGCTACTTCAAATGAGTTGCTCATCAGTCTCTGTGAGGCTGGAAAGGTAGCAGATGCTACAGAGGCATTGATTGGGTTAGGAGAGATGGGATTTAAACCAGAGCCTGCTTCGTGGGTTCGGTTGATTGAATCGATCTGTAGAGAAAGGAAACTGTTGAGAGCATTCCAACTGCTTGATGACTTGGTTACTCCAGAAAGATGA